The following are encoded together in the Pygocentrus nattereri isolate fPygNat1 chromosome 3, fPygNat1.pri, whole genome shotgun sequence genome:
- the irx1a gene encoding iroquois-class homeodomain protein IRX-1a, whose protein sequence is MSFPQLGYPQYLSASQAVYGAERAAVLAPSSRGGSGEAGAGAPVASVLGVYAHPYAHPNYGAFLPYASADLALFSQMGSQYDLKDSPGVHPASFAAHTPPAFYPYGQFQYGDPARPKNATRESTSTLKAWLNEHRKNPYPTKGEKIMLAIITKMTLTQVSTWFANARRRLKKENKVTWGARSKEDEEGNVYGSDNEGEHEKNEDEEEIDLESIDIDKIDENDEGEQSHDDEDEQVDKAERKRRALVFDPSKGTRQELNNNNNNDDNNNSSSSSSSSNSTRVSSPGGQGSFQLQVGNKPKIWSLAETATSPDSSRKPASPCGPTNQVSPQMQHPAFLSSHGLYTCQIGKFHNWTNGGFLGQNALLNVRSLLGVNQHHHHNHHGQQQQQVTATDGEKSPEDLSPKHIDRGIVLRNESPTQHHTNTLKSSFRPLHESPRRNAQEVSLSLSSA, encoded by the exons ATGTCGTTTCCCCAGCTGGGCTACCCGCAGTACCTGAGCGCCTCTCAGGCCGTGTACGGAGCGGAGAGGGCGGCCGTGTTAGCCCCGTCCTCCCGCGGAGGGAGCGGGGAGGCGGGCGCAGGCGCTCCCGTGGCCTCGGTGCTGGGCGTCTACGCGCACCCGTACGCGCACCCCAACTACGGAGCCTTCCTGCCCTACGCCAGCGCGGACCTGGCTCTCTTCTCTCAGATG GGGTCTCAGTATGACTTAAAGGACAGCCCTGGCGTGCACCCCGCCAGCTTTGCTGCCCACACGCCTCCAGCCTTCTACCCTTATGGGCAGTTTCAGTATGGTGACCCTGCTAGGCCCAAGAATGCCACACGGGAGAGTACGAGCACGCTGAAGGCCTGGCTAAACGAGCACAGGAAGAACCCCTACCCCACCAAGGGCGAGAAGATCATGCTGGCCATCATCACCAAGATGACCCTCACCCAGGTCTCCACGTGGTTCGCCAACGCCAGGAGGAGACTCAAGAAGGAGAACAAGGTGACGTGGGGTGCCAGGAGCAAAGAGGACGAGGAGGGCAACGTGTACGGCAGCGACAACGAAGGGGAGCACGAGAAGAACGAGGATGAAGAGGAGATCGACCTGGAGAGCATAGATATCGACAAGATCGACGAGAACGACGAGGGGGAGCAGAGCCACGACGACGAGGACGAGCAGGTGGacaaggccgagaggaagaggagggctCTGGTCTTTGACCCCTCCAAGGGAACCCGCCAGGagctaaacaacaacaacaacaatgacgacaacaacaacagcagtagcagtagcagcagcagcaacagcaccAGGGTATCCTCCCCGGGTGGACAGGGCAGTTTTCAACTTCAAGTGGGCAACAAACCCAAAATCTGGTCTTTAGCGGAGACTGCCACGAGTCCGGACAGCTCGAGGAAGCCCGCGTCACCCTGCGGACCGACCAATCAGGTGTCACCTCAAATGCAGCACCCGGCCTTCCTCTCCAGCCACGGACTGTACACATGCCAGATtgggaaatttcacaactggacaaACGGAGGGTTCCTGGGGCAGAACGCCCTCCTGAACGTCCGGTCCCTCCTGGGGGTCAATCAGCACCACCACCATAACCACCAcggccagcagcagcagcaagtgACTGCAACCGACGGAGAGAAGAGCCCAGAGGACCTCAGTCCAAAACACATAG ATCGAGGAATCGTTCTTAGAAACGAGTCACCAACACAGCATCACACCAACACTTTGAAATCATCGTTTCGTCCACTTCATGAGag tcccAGGAGGAATGCGCAGgaagtctctctctcgctctcttctgcTTGA